A genomic region of Caulobacter vibrioides contains the following coding sequences:
- the ndk gene encoding nucleoside-diphosphate kinase — translation MTERTFSIIKPDATRRNLTGAINAVIEAAGLRIVAQRRVKLTEAQAKKFYEVHAERPFYGELVGQMTAEPVVVQVLQGDNAVLKYREVMGATNPENADEGTIRKLFALSIGENSVHGSDSLENAGIEIAQFFTEEEIVG, via the coding sequence GTGACCGAACGCACCTTCTCGATCATCAAGCCGGACGCCACGCGTCGTAACCTGACCGGCGCCATCAACGCTGTGATCGAGGCCGCCGGCCTGCGCATCGTCGCTCAGCGCCGCGTGAAGCTGACCGAAGCCCAAGCCAAGAAGTTCTACGAAGTCCACGCCGAGCGTCCGTTCTACGGCGAACTCGTGGGCCAGATGACCGCCGAGCCGGTCGTCGTCCAAGTGCTGCAGGGCGACAACGCCGTCCTGAAGTACCGTGAAGTCATGGGCGCCACGAACCCGGAAAACGCCGACGAAGGCACCATCCGCAAGCTGTTCGCCCTGTCGATCGGTGAAAACTCGGTCCACGGCTCGGACAGCCTGGAGAACGCCGGCATCGAAATCGCCCAGTTCTTCACGGAAGAAGAAATCGTCGGCTAA
- a CDS encoding c-type cytochrome, which yields MRRLLTTALAMMVLMAPAMTAAQASRSGATADDALPGSPARGAAFAAKQCASCHAISADGVSPRQDAPPFGEVAKKYADYRLDWELEAIASVGHYAMPAKAMTAIQIADVTAYLRTLYDKPRDEHHRR from the coding sequence ATGCGAAGGCTTTTGACGACCGCGCTGGCGATGATGGTCTTGATGGCGCCGGCCATGACGGCGGCGCAGGCGTCGCGATCAGGAGCGACGGCCGACGACGCGCTTCCCGGCTCGCCGGCTCGAGGCGCGGCGTTTGCGGCCAAGCAATGCGCCAGTTGTCACGCGATCAGCGCCGATGGCGTCAGTCCGCGCCAGGACGCTCCCCCCTTCGGAGAGGTCGCCAAGAAGTACGCGGACTACCGATTGGACTGGGAACTGGAGGCGATCGCCTCGGTCGGCCATTACGCCATGCCGGCCAAGGCGATGACGGCGATCCAGATCGCGGATGTCACCGCCTATCTGCGCACGCTGTATGACAAGCCGCGCGACGAGCACCATCGCCGCTGA
- a CDS encoding ABC-F family ATP-binding cassette domain-containing protein translates to MLQINDLTFNAWGRRFFDKATVSLPPGAKVGLIGRNGVGKSTLFKLILGQLHAGDDEISLPKSARIGSVDQEHPATPVSLLETVLEADIERHTLMTRLETADPEEMGEIWARLIEIDSDSAPARASEILVGLGFTQEDLHRPMSEFSGGWRMRVALAAALFAEPDMLLLDEPTNYLDLEGALWLEARLQKYPHTALIVSHDRELLNNSCTHMLHLAGGKLELYTGGYDDFEKRRAEKARLQLSAKAKQDAERAHLQAFVDRFKAKASKAAQAQSRMKRLAKMEPVATTIEERVAPFTLPSPPKPLPPPLIRLEKASVGYESGRAILKNLNLRMDLDDRIGLLGVNGAGKSTFAKMIAGALGVQAGEFHRDKKMKVGWFHQHQIEAMDPNDTPLEIIRRAMPEASESSRRSKLAQFGLGFEKQETKVESLSGGERARLLLNLVAMDAPHMLILDEPTNHLDIDSRRALLDALNDYMGAVILITHDRSLMELVADRLWLAADGTVKAFDGDMDDYAKFVLERAKQAVKPTQVSREPEKPVAPLTKKAAVEPLRRKVEAAEQVMTRRTRDLAELEAQLGDPDLYVKNPGKVAELTKRRDNAQAKLNEAEEAWMSLAEELAEAEG, encoded by the coding sequence ATGCTGCAGATCAACGACCTGACCTTCAATGCGTGGGGCCGGCGCTTTTTCGACAAGGCGACCGTCAGCCTGCCGCCGGGGGCCAAGGTCGGCCTGATCGGACGAAATGGCGTTGGCAAGTCGACGCTGTTCAAGCTGATCCTGGGCCAATTGCACGCGGGCGATGACGAAATCAGCCTGCCCAAGAGCGCCCGCATCGGCTCGGTCGACCAGGAACACCCGGCCACGCCGGTGAGCCTGCTGGAGACTGTGCTGGAAGCCGATATCGAGCGCCACACGCTGATGACGCGCCTGGAGACCGCCGATCCCGAGGAGATGGGCGAGATCTGGGCCCGCCTGATCGAGATCGACTCCGACTCGGCCCCGGCCCGCGCCTCGGAAATCCTGGTGGGTCTGGGCTTCACCCAGGAGGACCTGCACCGACCGATGAGCGAGTTCTCGGGCGGCTGGCGCATGCGCGTCGCCCTGGCCGCGGCCTTGTTCGCCGAGCCGGACATGCTGCTGCTGGACGAACCGACCAACTATCTGGACCTGGAAGGCGCGCTCTGGCTGGAGGCGCGGCTTCAGAAGTATCCGCACACGGCGCTGATCGTCAGCCACGACCGCGAGCTCTTGAACAACAGCTGCACCCACATGCTGCACCTGGCCGGCGGCAAGCTGGAGCTCTACACCGGCGGCTACGACGATTTCGAAAAGCGCCGGGCCGAGAAGGCGCGCCTGCAACTGTCGGCCAAAGCCAAGCAGGACGCCGAGCGCGCCCACCTGCAGGCCTTCGTCGACCGCTTCAAGGCCAAGGCCTCCAAGGCCGCCCAGGCCCAGTCGCGGATGAAGCGCCTGGCCAAGATGGAGCCGGTGGCCACCACGATCGAGGAGCGCGTCGCGCCCTTCACCCTGCCCTCGCCGCCCAAGCCCCTGCCCCCGCCGCTGATCCGGCTGGAGAAGGCCAGCGTCGGCTATGAGTCGGGTCGCGCGATCCTGAAGAACCTGAACCTGCGCATGGACCTGGACGACCGCATCGGTCTTCTGGGCGTCAACGGCGCGGGCAAGTCGACCTTCGCCAAGATGATCGCCGGCGCGCTGGGCGTACAGGCCGGCGAGTTCCACCGCGACAAGAAGATGAAGGTCGGCTGGTTCCACCAGCACCAGATCGAGGCGATGGATCCCAACGACACGCCGCTGGAGATCATCCGCCGCGCCATGCCTGAGGCCTCGGAAAGCTCGCGCCGCTCGAAACTGGCCCAGTTCGGCCTGGGCTTCGAGAAGCAGGAGACCAAGGTCGAGAGCCTGTCGGGCGGCGAGCGCGCGCGCCTGCTGCTGAACCTGGTGGCGATGGACGCGCCACACATGCTGATCCTGGACGAGCCGACCAACCACCTGGACATCGACAGCCGCCGGGCTCTGCTGGACGCCCTGAACGACTACATGGGCGCGGTGATCCTGATCACCCACGACCGCTCGCTGATGGAGCTGGTCGCCGACCGCCTGTGGCTGGCGGCCGACGGCACGGTCAAGGCGTTCGACGGCGACATGGACGACTACGCCAAGTTCGTGTTGGAGCGCGCCAAGCAGGCGGTGAAGCCGACCCAGGTCAGCCGCGAGCCTGAAAAGCCCGTCGCGCCGCTCACGAAGAAGGCCGCCGTCGAGCCGCTTCGCCGCAAGGTCGAGGCCGCCGAGCAGGTGATGACGCGGCGCACCCGGGACCTGGCCGAACTGGAAGCCCAGCTCGGCGACCCGGATCTCTACGTCAAGAACCCGGGCAAGGTCGCCGAACTGACCAAGCGCCGCGACAACGCCCAGGCCAAGCTGAACGAGGCCGAGGAGGCCTGGATGAGCCTGGCCGAGGAGCTGGCCGAGGCCGAAGGCTGA